The proteins below are encoded in one region of Pseudoduganella armeniaca:
- a CDS encoding DUF4150 domain-containing protein encodes MPTGARKNSTFIAVSIVPNVCKTPMGASMVPVPYPIMADLSDSVEVAKTVQFNDDPVFLLSDSVVTRVTGNEPGTGGGMKSGVNCGKVRATQSSRSVRVEKRYVVRHGDECDMNLSS; translated from the coding sequence ATGCCTACTGGAGCTCGTAAAAACAGTACTTTCATAGCCGTCAGCATCGTGCCGAATGTTTGTAAGACGCCGATGGGTGCGAGCATGGTTCCCGTGCCCTACCCAATCATGGCCGACCTGAGCGACAGCGTTGAGGTGGCGAAAACGGTCCAGTTCAACGACGATCCTGTTTTTCTTCTCAGCGACAGCGTCGTGACGCGCGTTACCGGGAACGAGCCAGGCACTGGCGGCGGGATGAAGTCTGGCGTCAACTGCGGGAAGGTGCGCGCGACCCAGAGCTCACGCAGCGTGCGCGTGGAGAAGAGGTACGTGGTTCGCCACGGCGACGAGTGCGACATGAATCTTTCGAGCTAA
- the ssb gene encoding single-stranded DNA-binding protein: MASVNKVIIVGNLGRDPEIRYMPSGDAIANIAVATSFRSKDKNTGEQKETTEWHRISFFGRLAEIVGQYLKKGSSVYVEGRLQTRKYTDKDGVEKYATDIIAQEMQMLGGRQGMGGGDGMGMGGGDDMGMGGGGYDAPPSRPAPRPQQSAPAPRPAPKPAPNFSDMDDDIPF, translated from the coding sequence ATGGCATCTGTCAACAAAGTCATCATCGTCGGCAACCTGGGCCGCGATCCGGAGATCCGCTACATGCCGAGCGGCGATGCCATCGCCAATATTGCCGTTGCCACGTCGTTCCGCAGCAAGGACAAGAACACGGGCGAGCAGAAGGAAACCACCGAGTGGCACCGCATCTCGTTCTTCGGCCGCCTGGCCGAGATCGTGGGCCAGTACCTGAAGAAGGGCTCGTCGGTCTACGTCGAAGGCCGCCTGCAAACGCGCAAGTACACCGACAAGGACGGCGTCGAGAAGTACGCAACGGACATCATCGCGCAGGAAATGCAGATGCTGGGCGGCCGCCAGGGCATGGGCGGCGGTGACGGCATGGGCATGGGTGGTGGTGACGACATGGGCATGGGTGGTGGCGGCTACGACGCGCCGCCGAGCCGTCCGGCACCGCGTCCGCAGCAGTCGGCTCCGGCGCCGCGTCCGGCACCGAAGCCGGCGCCGAATTTCTCGGATATGGATGACGATATTCCGTTCTAA
- a CDS encoding TetR/AcrR family transcriptional regulator yields the protein MNTSAKSEATYALIVDAAMEMAAGEGIGKLSLGELAKRTGISKSGVFSRVGSLESLQSAVLDEYDRRFGEEVFVPALQQPAGLPRLQAQVSLWLKKVTDESTRNSCLYTAGAFEFDDLEGPLRDRVEQGVARWRASLRKTVLQAMEAGHLRPDTDPEQLVFEIYSLIIGAMHDVRFLRDGTAPKRMQRAFNRLISTYKSFNEIE from the coding sequence ATGAACACTTCCGCAAAAAGCGAAGCCACTTACGCGCTGATCGTCGACGCGGCCATGGAAATGGCCGCCGGCGAAGGCATCGGCAAGCTGTCGCTGGGCGAGCTGGCCAAGCGCACGGGCATCAGCAAGAGCGGCGTGTTCTCGCGCGTGGGCTCGCTGGAAAGCCTGCAAAGCGCGGTGCTGGACGAGTACGACCGCCGCTTCGGCGAAGAGGTGTTCGTGCCGGCACTGCAACAGCCGGCCGGCCTGCCGAGGCTGCAGGCCCAGGTCAGCCTGTGGCTGAAGAAGGTGACGGACGAAAGCACGCGCAATTCCTGCCTGTACACGGCGGGCGCGTTCGAATTCGACGACCTGGAAGGGCCGCTGCGCGACCGCGTCGAGCAGGGGGTGGCGCGCTGGCGCGCGTCCTTGCGCAAGACCGTGCTGCAGGCGATGGAAGCGGGCCACCTGCGGCCGGACACGGATCCGGAGCAACTGGTGTTCGAGATCTACAGCCTGATCATCGGCGCCATGCACGACGTGCGCTTCCTGCGCGACGGCACGGCACCGAAACGCATGCAGCGTGCGTTCAACCGGCTGATTTCGACGTACAAGAGCTTCAACGAGATTGAATAG
- a CDS encoding SRPBCC family protein gives MKRFFRSPRFRSLWPLLVGVLYGLCLRLAFALDVGEFSIVSKAFLLMTPFSLGALAVFVAARGERTSVRRDAAVAAKAMILFLIALFLMLLEGVICIVLVLPVFVVAAVLGGVLAGWLHRHMLDRKGTVSAFALLPLLLGPIEAALPPVQSEQLVSTTMHIAAPPEAVFDQLADVRGIRPEELGFAFVHLIGLPKPIEADMHGSGAGAVRVSRWEKNVRFEEVITHWQRPQAMHYRFHIPPGSIPRDALDEHVELGGKYFTVLDGGYDLAPAPDGGTELTLTTRFLNKSQLKLYGDLWGRMVLQDFHRSILGLMRRRAERA, from the coding sequence ATGAAGCGCTTTTTCCGTTCTCCCCGTTTTCGCTCGCTGTGGCCGTTACTCGTCGGCGTACTCTACGGGCTGTGCCTGCGTCTCGCCTTTGCCCTGGATGTCGGCGAGTTCAGCATCGTGTCGAAAGCGTTCCTGCTGATGACGCCGTTCTCGCTGGGCGCCCTGGCCGTGTTCGTGGCTGCCCGCGGCGAGCGTACTTCCGTGCGGCGCGACGCCGCCGTGGCGGCGAAGGCGATGATCCTGTTCCTCATTGCGCTGTTCCTCATGCTGCTCGAAGGCGTGATCTGCATCGTGCTGGTGCTGCCCGTGTTCGTCGTGGCCGCCGTGCTGGGCGGCGTGCTGGCGGGCTGGCTGCACCGCCATATGCTGGACCGCAAGGGCACCGTCTCCGCGTTTGCCCTGCTGCCGCTGCTGCTGGGCCCCATCGAAGCGGCGCTGCCGCCGGTGCAGAGCGAGCAGCTGGTGTCCACCACGATGCACATCGCCGCGCCGCCGGAAGCGGTGTTCGACCAGCTGGCGGACGTGCGCGGCATCCGGCCAGAAGAGCTGGGCTTCGCGTTCGTTCATTTGATCGGCCTGCCGAAACCGATCGAGGCGGACATGCATGGCAGCGGCGCCGGCGCCGTGCGCGTGTCGCGCTGGGAAAAGAACGTGCGCTTCGAAGAAGTCATCACGCACTGGCAGCGCCCGCAGGCCATGCACTACCGCTTCCATATTCCGCCCGGCAGCATCCCGCGCGACGCACTGGACGAGCACGTCGAACTGGGCGGCAAGTACTTCACGGTGCTGGACGGCGGCTACGACCTGGCGCCGGCGCCGGACGGCGGCACCGAGCTGACCTTGACGACGCGCTTTCTCAACAAGTCGCAGCTGAAGCTGTACGGCGACCTGTGGGGACGGATGGTGCTGCAGGACTTTCATCGCTCCATCCTGGGCTTGATGCGGCGGCGGGCGGAGCGCGCCTGA
- a CDS encoding type VI secretion system Vgr family protein: MEISINAGLELLSKLRQHNRLLCMQFPHGDGPSATMVANRLDAVEGLSRSFRYEVEVLSDDSNISLKDVLGKMVTVELVREDGSLRYFNGYVFEFRRGASDGGLIRYTMILEPWLAYLRLRRDNFLFHGKTIADQTEEIFRDYEVRDVELRITKADPILTFSCQYDESDYNYVHRRWEELGWYYWYEHRADGHTLVISDDSVAAPALDGERTDIPYQSEAGTNEDDGLSHWEPVRIVRPSSVVLSSFDFKAPRPTMVDLPTVNEQGTTLPIETYDYAGAYGYKNLDDADRRARVRLEEIEATAKYFEGRGNDRTAQPGRKFTLSGHFDTTDLDFLILQAHHHAENNYQSGETGESKYENQILCSRVKVPWRPGRGFNSTEPKIHGLQTAIVTGPAGEEIYTDEYGRIRAQFHWDRAGENDDRSSAWLRVSTAWAGSSFGMTTIPRIGTEVIVQFLDGNPDRPIVTGMVPNEVTMPPWPLPANKTQSGILSRSSPGGTYENANAIRFEDKKGAEQLWLHAEKDQLTEVEHDEDKWVGNDRRKKIDRDEQSHIGRDRTEIVDHDEAITVHNNRKEQVDNDETVDIGRNRTKTIGKNRKDEIGKNWSTYVHRFKTETIGMAYLQNVGMGRMENVGLAYNLNVGTVMATVVGINQITRVGKAISITAGDELTITVGMASIRMTSDGNIFINGSQIGVHASGPMELTGKDVDIN, from the coding sequence ATGGAAATTTCGATCAACGCAGGGCTCGAACTGCTCAGTAAACTCCGCCAACACAATCGGCTGCTTTGCATGCAGTTTCCGCACGGTGATGGCCCGTCCGCGACGATGGTAGCAAATCGCCTGGACGCGGTTGAAGGGCTGTCGCGCAGCTTCCGCTACGAGGTGGAAGTTCTTTCTGACGATTCGAATATCTCCCTCAAAGACGTGCTCGGGAAGATGGTAACGGTGGAGCTCGTTCGTGAGGATGGGTCATTACGCTACTTTAATGGCTACGTTTTCGAGTTCCGGCGAGGGGCTAGCGACGGCGGCCTGATCCGGTACACGATGATTCTAGAGCCATGGCTGGCGTACCTGCGCTTGCGTCGCGATAATTTTCTGTTCCACGGCAAGACGATCGCCGACCAGACCGAGGAAATATTCCGCGACTACGAGGTCCGCGATGTTGAATTAAGGATTACGAAGGCAGATCCAATACTGACGTTTTCCTGTCAGTACGATGAGTCCGACTATAACTACGTTCATAGACGGTGGGAAGAGCTCGGCTGGTACTACTGGTACGAACATCGTGCGGACGGACACACTCTCGTGATCTCCGATGATTCGGTAGCTGCGCCGGCGTTGGACGGGGAGCGGACGGATATACCGTATCAAAGCGAGGCTGGCACCAACGAAGATGATGGCCTATCCCATTGGGAACCAGTGCGGATAGTCCGCCCAAGCAGTGTCGTGCTGTCGAGCTTCGACTTCAAGGCTCCCCGGCCGACGATGGTTGACCTGCCCACCGTCAACGAGCAAGGAACCACGCTACCGATTGAGACCTACGACTATGCCGGTGCGTATGGGTACAAGAATCTGGACGATGCCGATCGAAGGGCGCGTGTGAGGCTCGAAGAGATCGAGGCGACGGCCAAATACTTCGAGGGCAGAGGCAACGACCGAACTGCTCAACCCGGGCGTAAGTTCACTCTCAGCGGGCACTTCGATACGACCGATCTTGACTTCCTCATTCTTCAGGCGCACCACCACGCCGAAAACAACTATCAAAGTGGGGAAACGGGTGAATCGAAGTATGAAAACCAGATCCTTTGCAGCAGGGTCAAGGTTCCTTGGCGTCCGGGCAGGGGCTTCAACAGCACTGAGCCAAAGATACACGGCTTGCAGACCGCGATCGTGACGGGACCGGCTGGTGAGGAAATCTATACGGATGAGTACGGGCGCATCCGGGCCCAATTCCATTGGGACCGCGCGGGTGAAAACGACGACCGGAGCTCGGCGTGGCTCCGCGTGTCGACTGCATGGGCCGGATCGAGTTTCGGCATGACGACGATCCCAAGGATCGGTACCGAAGTAATCGTTCAGTTCCTCGACGGGAATCCTGATCGACCCATCGTGACGGGGATGGTTCCGAACGAGGTCACAATGCCGCCTTGGCCGCTACCTGCAAACAAGACGCAGAGCGGTATTCTTTCTCGCTCGTCCCCGGGTGGGACTTACGAGAATGCCAACGCGATTCGCTTTGAAGATAAAAAGGGCGCGGAGCAGCTTTGGCTTCACGCCGAGAAGGACCAGTTGACCGAAGTTGAGCATGACGAGGACAAGTGGGTAGGCAACGATCGACGGAAGAAAATCGACCGCGATGAGCAAAGTCACATTGGCCGCGACCGCACTGAGATCGTCGACCACGACGAGGCGATCACTGTTCACAACAACCGTAAGGAGCAGGTCGACAACGACGAAACGGTGGACATCGGTAGAAATCGCACGAAGACTATCGGCAAAAATCGTAAGGACGAGATCGGAAAGAATTGGTCCACGTATGTTCATCGCTTCAAGACCGAAACGATCGGAATGGCATACCTCCAGAATGTCGGGATGGGCCGTATGGAAAACGTCGGCCTAGCGTACAACCTGAACGTCGGTACTGTCATGGCGACGGTGGTGGGAATCAATCAAATCACGCGGGTGGGCAAGGCTATTTCGATCACCGCTGGCGATGAACTCACCATCACGGTTGGTATGGCAAGCATTCGCATGACATCGGACGGCAATATCTTCATCAACGGATCGCAAATTGGCGTCCACGCGAGTGGTCCGATGGAGTTGACGGGCAAAGACGTCGACATCAACTAA
- a CDS encoding 2-hydroxychromene-2-carboxylate isomerase: MSAPIDFYFDFASPYAYFAACRIDALAARHGRTVRWRPVLLVGLLKATGVLPAPMVPLRGPYAERDCARTAQLNGIVYRQPANFPALLLAPPRAALWIENEYGADMAAAFARRCFEAYFTEGVDIGQDDAVVRLAEEQGVDGTRLREGLHSAAIKEQLKTVGEEAIARGVFGVPFTIVDGEPFWGFDRFDQMEQWLTQAAATKAAA, from the coding sequence ATGAGCGCCCCCATCGATTTCTACTTTGACTTTGCTTCGCCATACGCTTATTTCGCCGCGTGCCGCATCGACGCGCTGGCGGCACGACACGGGCGCACTGTGCGCTGGCGTCCCGTGCTGCTGGTGGGCCTGCTGAAGGCCACGGGCGTACTGCCAGCGCCGATGGTGCCGCTGCGTGGGCCGTATGCGGAACGCGACTGCGCCCGCACGGCGCAGCTGAACGGCATCGTCTACCGCCAGCCCGCCAACTTCCCCGCACTGCTGCTGGCGCCGCCGCGCGCCGCGCTGTGGATCGAGAACGAGTACGGCGCGGACATGGCGGCTGCCTTTGCGCGGCGCTGCTTCGAAGCGTATTTCACGGAAGGGGTGGATATCGGCCAGGACGACGCGGTGGTGCGGCTGGCGGAGGAGCAGGGCGTCGATGGTACGCGGTTGCGCGAAGGCCTGCACAGCGCGGCGATCAAGGAGCAACTCAAAACGGTTGGGGAGGAAGCGATCGCGCGCGGCGTGTTCGGCGTGCCGTTCACGATCGTCGATGGCGAACCGTTCTGGGGCTTCGACCGGTTCGACCAGATGGAGCAATGGCTGACGCAGGCGGCAGCCACCAAGGCCGCCGCCTGA
- a CDS encoding DUF2169 family type VI secretion system accessory protein: protein MEFRNLTPFPVIAFESLDQRDQGFHTVVMRLTFDIDSTGELTLSSSQTPLVTTDEFFGSPNASSVLQESDLAPYKPHTDVAVLANAYAPSGQPQMRFRAGIRIHGAATDPDLPPEPYGLNPTQRASADQISEWESECQKLRKEAAMGPLVLEKIVQVTGPREWRKTNSLVRALSLFTMPAWSLTEPKPITSVPLRYEYAYGGENKILVTERSAHRVPNDRRLPDRVPQRGTPEALAAREAVAHTVCPYNPIGRGFAEDWYVKATLARSLPAPQIEALDEPVMKFGREYAPCGLGLVGRAWKSRLPLAGTFDDKWLEQRHPYLPADFDFAYWNGAPADQQVVPHLDGDETISLINLTPPTDRTTVDAAGDVLFKIRLPGHLPFVLVRFEDGRIGELPAKLDTVAINLLDDVVTAGKAPSVVCVWRATVATVPPVRVLEARMIASEDVAALRESGAIALSCPTPQTVAPEPVSTNS, encoded by the coding sequence ATGGAATTCCGTAACCTCACGCCCTTCCCGGTGATAGCATTTGAGTCACTCGATCAACGCGATCAAGGCTTCCACACAGTCGTGATGCGGCTCACCTTCGATATCGATAGCACGGGTGAGCTCACGCTCTCATCTTCCCAAACGCCACTCGTCACTACGGATGAATTTTTTGGAAGTCCGAATGCGTCGAGCGTCTTGCAGGAGTCCGATCTCGCACCATACAAACCGCATACTGACGTCGCGGTGCTTGCGAACGCTTACGCCCCAAGCGGTCAACCCCAGATGCGTTTTCGTGCTGGCATTCGCATCCATGGTGCAGCGACCGACCCAGACCTTCCACCTGAACCATATGGACTGAATCCGACCCAGCGGGCGTCAGCCGACCAGATCTCCGAATGGGAAAGTGAATGTCAAAAGCTTCGAAAAGAAGCGGCAATGGGCCCGCTCGTGCTCGAAAAGATCGTGCAGGTGACCGGGCCAAGAGAATGGCGCAAAACTAATTCGCTGGTTCGTGCGCTGTCCCTGTTCACCATGCCTGCCTGGTCGCTGACTGAGCCAAAGCCGATAACGTCAGTACCTTTGCGGTACGAATATGCTTACGGTGGGGAAAACAAAATCCTCGTAACCGAACGTAGTGCCCATCGCGTGCCCAACGACAGGCGTTTGCCGGATCGAGTTCCGCAGCGTGGGACCCCGGAGGCCCTCGCTGCACGTGAAGCAGTCGCACATACGGTATGCCCTTACAATCCAATCGGCCGGGGTTTCGCAGAAGACTGGTACGTGAAAGCCACTCTCGCACGCTCGTTACCAGCGCCCCAGATTGAAGCATTGGATGAGCCGGTGATGAAGTTCGGTCGCGAGTATGCCCCGTGTGGCCTCGGACTTGTCGGCCGGGCGTGGAAGTCCAGGCTTCCGCTCGCGGGCACTTTCGACGACAAGTGGCTGGAGCAGCGTCATCCATACCTGCCTGCGGATTTCGACTTCGCCTATTGGAACGGCGCGCCCGCTGACCAGCAGGTCGTCCCGCACCTTGACGGCGACGAAACGATCAGTCTAATCAATTTGACGCCGCCGACGGACCGTACGACTGTTGATGCTGCTGGTGATGTGCTGTTTAAAATCCGCCTTCCAGGTCACCTTCCGTTTGTGCTCGTCCGTTTCGAGGACGGTAGGATCGGTGAATTGCCGGCCAAACTCGATACCGTGGCGATTAATTTGCTGGATGACGTAGTGACCGCAGGCAAAGCTCCGTCCGTTGTCTGCGTCTGGAGGGCTACCGTCGCGACCGTTCCCCCTGTACGGGTATTGGAAGCGAGGATGATTGCATCTGAAGATGTGGCCGCGCTGCGTGAAAGCGGCGCTATCGCTTTATCCTGCCCTACGCCGCAAACAGTGGCACCTGAACCAGTTTCGACCAATTCCTGA
- a CDS encoding ZIP family metal transporter gives MDGVAPWMQAGGWGLVAGGALLLGAAAGYWIKVPQRLIAAIMAFGSGVLISALSFELMDEAFKQGGFNSTAVGFLAGALVYTAANHVLTYYGAKHRKRSGEHQPKQEDDASSGAAIAVGALLDGIPESIVIGLSMLQGGAVSGVTVAAIFLSNIPEGLSSAAGMKKAGRSAVYIFGIWGGITLASGAAALAGFTLFSGLSEQVVAATTAVAAGAILAMLVDTMIPEAFNEAHDFAGLITVAGFLCAFALSKGGA, from the coding sequence ATGGACGGCGTGGCACCATGGATGCAGGCGGGCGGCTGGGGCCTCGTGGCGGGCGGCGCGCTGCTGCTCGGTGCCGCCGCTGGCTACTGGATCAAGGTGCCGCAGCGGCTGATCGCCGCCATCATGGCGTTCGGCAGCGGCGTGCTGATCTCGGCCTTGTCGTTCGAGTTGATGGACGAGGCATTCAAGCAGGGGGGCTTCAACTCCACCGCCGTCGGCTTCCTGGCCGGCGCCCTCGTCTACACGGCGGCCAATCACGTGCTGACCTACTACGGCGCCAAGCACCGCAAGCGCTCGGGCGAGCATCAGCCGAAGCAGGAGGACGATGCCAGCAGCGGCGCGGCCATCGCCGTCGGCGCGCTGCTGGACGGGATACCGGAATCGATCGTCATCGGCCTGTCGATGCTGCAGGGCGGCGCCGTCAGCGGCGTGACCGTCGCCGCGATTTTTCTCTCGAATATTCCCGAGGGCTTGTCCAGCGCCGCCGGCATGAAGAAGGCGGGCCGCTCGGCCGTCTACATCTTCGGCATCTGGGGCGGCATCACGCTGGCCTCGGGCGCGGCGGCGCTGGCCGGCTTTACGCTGTTCAGCGGGCTGTCGGAACAGGTGGTCGCGGCCACCACGGCCGTCGCCGCCGGCGCCATCCTCGCCATGCTGGTCGATACGATGATCCCGGAGGCCTTCAACGAGGCACACGACTTCGCCGGCCTAATCACCGTGGCCGGCTTCCTGTGCGCCTTCGCCCTCAGCAAGGGCGGCGCCTGA
- the uvrA gene encoding excinuclease ABC subunit UvrA, producing MEEIRIRGARTHNLKNINLDLPRNKLIVITGLSGSGKSSLAFDTLYAEGQRRYVESLSAYARQFLQLMEKPDVDLIEGLSPAISIEQKATSHNPRSTVGTVTEIHDYLRLLYARVGTPYCINHPDHALSAQSVSQMVDAVLGMPEGTKLMIMAPVVANRKGEHVDLFEAMQAQGFVRFRVQSGTHDAKIYEVEDLPKLKKTEKHTIDVVIDRVKVNPELKQRLAESFETALRLADGRAVAYEMDTGVEHVYSNKFACTSCGYSLQELEPRLFSFNNPMGACPECDGLGHIEFFDPKRIVAFPNLSLASGAVKGWDRRNQFYYQMLSSLASHYDFDLDMPFEKLPAAAQNVVLHGSGKNVVPFTYVNERGRTVVKEHTFEGVVNNLARRYRETDSMAVKEELAKFINEKKCPTCTGARLRVEARHVKVGTGKQEKAIYEIAEKPLRDTLSFFEQLKLKGAKRDIADRIVKEIVSRLTFLNNVGLDYLSLDRSADTLSGGEAQRIRLASQIGSGLTGVMYVLDEPSIGLHQRDNDRLIDTLKHLRDIGNSVLVVEHDEDAIRTADYIVDMGKGAGVHGGDVIAAGSLKEILKNKESLTAQYLNGSLKIEVPKKRHAADPNRQLVITGATGNNLKNQTLSVPVGLLTCVTGVSGSGKSTLVNDTLYPALSRHLYGSQTEPAPHDSISGLEHFDKVIAVDQAPIGRTPRSNPATYTGVFTPIRDLFSTVPTAKERGYSAGRFSFNVKGGRCEACQGDGVLKVEMHFLPDVYVPCDVCHGKRYNRETLEVHYKGKSITDVLNMTVEDAHEFFKPVPTIARKLHTLLDVGLGYIKLGQSATTLSGGEAQRVKLSLELSKRDTGRTLYILDEPTTGLHFHDIDLLLKVIHRLRDQGNTLVIIEHNLDVIKTADWIVDLGPEGGAGGGKIIATGTPEEVAANPDSVTGKYLVPLLAAPAKKK from the coding sequence ATGGAAGAAATCCGCATCCGCGGCGCGCGTACCCACAATCTGAAGAACATCAATCTCGATCTGCCACGCAACAAGCTGATCGTCATTACCGGCCTGTCCGGCTCCGGCAAGTCGTCGCTGGCGTTCGACACGCTGTATGCCGAGGGCCAGCGCCGCTATGTCGAGTCGCTGTCCGCCTATGCGCGCCAGTTCCTGCAGCTGATGGAAAAGCCGGACGTGGACCTGATCGAGGGTCTGTCCCCCGCCATCTCGATCGAGCAGAAGGCGACGTCGCACAACCCGCGCTCGACCGTCGGCACCGTCACCGAGATCCACGACTACCTGCGCCTGCTGTACGCGCGCGTCGGCACGCCCTACTGCATCAACCACCCGGACCATGCGCTGTCGGCGCAGTCGGTGTCGCAGATGGTCGATGCCGTGCTGGGCATGCCCGAAGGTACCAAGCTGATGATCATGGCGCCCGTCGTTGCCAACCGCAAGGGCGAGCACGTCGACCTGTTCGAGGCGATGCAGGCGCAGGGCTTCGTGCGCTTCCGCGTGCAGAGCGGCACGCATGACGCCAAGATCTACGAAGTGGAAGACCTGCCGAAGCTGAAGAAGACGGAAAAACACACCATCGACGTCGTCATCGACCGCGTCAAGGTCAACCCGGAACTGAAGCAGCGCCTGGCCGAGAGTTTCGAGACGGCACTGCGCCTGGCCGACGGCCGCGCCGTGGCGTACGAGATGGACACCGGCGTCGAGCACGTCTACTCCAACAAGTTCGCCTGCACGTCCTGCGGCTACTCGCTGCAGGAGCTGGAGCCGCGCCTGTTCTCGTTCAACAACCCGATGGGCGCCTGCCCCGAGTGCGACGGCCTGGGCCACATCGAGTTCTTCGATCCGAAGCGGATCGTCGCGTTCCCGAACCTGTCGCTGGCATCCGGCGCCGTGAAGGGCTGGGACCGCCGCAACCAGTTTTATTATCAGATGCTTTCCAGCCTGGCGAGCCACTACGACTTCGACCTGGACATGCCGTTCGAAAAACTGCCGGCCGCCGCGCAGAACGTCGTGCTGCACGGGTCCGGCAAGAATGTGGTGCCGTTCACCTACGTCAACGAGCGCGGCCGCACCGTCGTCAAGGAACACACGTTCGAGGGCGTCGTCAACAACCTGGCGCGGCGTTATCGCGAGACGGACTCGATGGCAGTGAAGGAAGAGCTGGCCAAGTTCATCAACGAAAAGAAATGCCCGACGTGCACGGGCGCGCGCCTGCGCGTGGAAGCGCGTCACGTCAAGGTCGGTACCGGCAAGCAGGAAAAGGCCATCTACGAGATCGCCGAGAAGCCGCTGCGCGATACGCTGTCGTTCTTCGAGCAGCTGAAGCTGAAGGGCGCCAAGCGCGACATCGCCGACCGCATCGTCAAGGAGATCGTGTCGCGCCTGACCTTCCTGAACAACGTGGGCCTGGACTACCTGTCGCTGGACCGTTCGGCCGACACCCTGTCCGGCGGCGAGGCGCAGCGCATCCGCCTGGCCTCGCAGATCGGTTCCGGCCTGACGGGCGTGATGTACGTGCTGGACGAGCCGTCGATCGGCCTGCACCAGCGCGACAACGATCGCCTGATCGACACGCTGAAGCACCTGCGCGACATCGGCAACAGCGTGCTGGTGGTCGAGCACGACGAGGACGCGATCCGCACGGCCGACTACATCGTCGACATGGGCAAGGGCGCCGGCGTGCATGGTGGCGACGTGATCGCGGCCGGTTCGCTGAAGGAGATCCTGAAGAACAAGGAATCGCTGACGGCGCAGTACCTGAACGGCTCCCTGAAGATCGAGGTGCCGAAGAAGCGCCACGCGGCCGATCCGAATCGCCAGCTCGTCATCACCGGCGCCACCGGCAACAACCTGAAGAACCAGACCTTATCCGTGCCGGTCGGCCTGCTGACGTGCGTGACGGGCGTGTCCGGCTCCGGTAAATCCACGCTGGTCAACGATACGCTGTATCCGGCCCTGTCGCGCCACCTGTACGGCTCGCAGACGGAACCGGCGCCGCACGACTCCATCAGCGGCCTGGAGCACTTCGACAAGGTCATCGCCGTCGACCAGGCGCCGATCGGGCGCACGCCGCGTTCGAACCCGGCCACGTACACCGGCGTCTTTACCCCGATCCGCGACCTGTTCTCGACGGTGCCGACGGCGAAAGAACGCGGCTACAGCGCCGGCCGGTTCTCGTTCAACGTCAAGGGCGGCCGCTGCGAGGCCTGCCAGGGCGACGGCGTGCTGAAGGTGGAGATGCACTTCCTGCCGGACGTGTACGTGCCGTGCGATGTCTGCCACGGCAAGCGCTACAACCGCGAAACGCTGGAAGTGCACTACAAGGGCAAGAGCATCACCGACGTGCTGAACATGACGGTGGAAGATGCGCACGAGTTCTTCAAGCCCGTGCCGACGATTGCGCGCAAGCTGCACACCTTGCTGGACGTGGGCCTGGGCTACATCAAGCTGGGCCAGAGCGCGACCACGCTGTCGGGTGGCGAGGCGCAGCGCGTGAAGCTGTCGCTGGAGCTGTCCAAGCGCGACACGGGCCGCACCTTGTACATCTTGGACGAGCCGACCACCGGCCTGCACTTCCACGACATCGACCTGCTGCTGAAGGTGATCCACCGCCTGCGCGACCAGGGCAATACGCTCGTCATCATCGAGCACAACCTGGACGTCATCAAGACGGCGGACTGGATCGTCGACCTGGGGCCGGAAGGCGGCGCCGGCGGCGGCAAGATCATCGCCACCGGCACGCCGGAAGAAGTGGCGGCCAATCCGGACAGCGTCACCGGCAAATACCTGGTGCCGCTGCTGGCCGCGCCGGCCAAGAAGAAGTAA